In the Natronoglycomyces albus genome, TGATGCGGACATCATTGACCAGCCCGCCGCCAGCGCCGCCCGTCAATGCCGTGCGGGTCTGGTCCTCGATGACGTCAGTCAAAGGGCAAGCTGCCGAAGTCAAGGTCATGTCCAGGGTCGCGACATTGTCGTCGTCGACATGAGAGCCGTAGACGAGGCCGAGGTCGACGACGTTAATCCCCAGTTCGGGGTCGACCACATCGCGCATGGCCTCAGTGATCTCCTCGGATTTGGCCTTTTTCGCGGCCACATCCGGGTCAGTGGCGTCTTCGACGGACTCTTCGACCTGTTGCTCGACCTCTTGGTCGGTCGCAGGCGTGTCCGCCTCGGCCTCAGCTGGTGTGGTGTCGTGTCGGTCAACGTCGGTCATGAGTTACCTCCCGTGGTGGCGCTGGCGCGCGCTAGAGCGTCTTTGAAGGCCATCCATCCCAGCAGCGCGCACTTGACTCGCATCGGGTATTTGGAGACTCCTTTGAAGGCGATGGCGTCCTCCAGGCTCTCCTCATCCGGTTCGCCTTCGCCCCGGGAGCCCATCAGCTCGCTGAACTCCCCCATTTTGGCGAGGGCTACCTCGACTGTTTGTCCCTTTACCAGTTCAAACATAACTGACGTGGACGCCTGCGAGATTGAACAGCCAACCGCGTGATAGGACACATCGGCGACAATCGGGCCCTCGAGGTGTACCCGCAGGGTGATTTCATCGCCGCAGGTCGGGTTGACCTGGTGGGATTCGCCCTCGTGTGGGTCGCGAAGGCCCGATCCGCGTGGATTGCGGTAGTGGTCGAGGATGACTTCTTGGTATAGATCGTCGAGATTCATCGGCTGAACACCTTACGGACCTTCTCCAGGCCGGCGATGAGCCGGTCTATTTCTTCGGTGGTGGTGTAGACGTAGGCTGACAGCCGGGTCGTGGCTGTGACACCGTAACGGCTGCACACGGGTTTGGCGCAGTGGTGTCCCACTCGGACGGCGACGCCGTCGGAGTCGAGGACTTGCCCCACGTCGTGGGGGTGGAAACCGTCGAGGGTGAATGAAATCGTCGCACCTCGGGCAATGGGGACTCGGGGACCGATGACGTGTAGGCCCTCGACTTGTTCGAGGCGGGGCAGGGCGTAGGCGGCCAACTCCTTTTCGTGATGCAGGATATTGTCCATGCCCAGGTTGTCGAGGTAGTCGATGGCCGCCGCAAGTCCGACCGCCGCGGAGATGGGCGGGGTTCCGGCCTCGAATTTGGCGGGGGCGGCCGCGAAGGTCGTCTCTTCCATGGTCACCGTCGTGATCATGGATCCTCCGGAGAGGAAGGGCGGCATGGCCTCGAGCAGCTCCGCG is a window encoding:
- a CDS encoding metal-sulfur cluster assembly factor; this encodes MTDVDRHDTTPAEAEADTPATDQEVEQQVEESVEDATDPDVAAKKAKSEEITEAMRDVVDPELGINVVDLGLVYGSHVDDDNVATLDMTLTSAACPLTDVIEDQTRTALTGGAGGGLVNDVRINWVWIPPWGPDKITDDGREQLRALGFNV
- the sufU gene encoding Fe-S cluster assembly sulfur transfer protein SufU, which produces MNLDDLYQEVILDHYRNPRGSGLRDPHEGESHQVNPTCGDEITLRVHLEGPIVADVSYHAVGCSISQASTSVMFELVKGQTVEVALAKMGEFSELMGSRGEGEPDEESLEDAIAFKGVSKYPMRVKCALLGWMAFKDALARASATTGGNS